One Aegilops tauschii subsp. strangulata cultivar AL8/78 chromosome 7, Aet v6.0, whole genome shotgun sequence genomic window carries:
- the LOC141027306 gene encoding uncharacterized protein, with translation MKIRLRVIDDDMWNVVQFGFMIEIPQAPTDVDKKLIHMDAQAKDEIGGHLSHAQFLRYHQCETAADLWGVIEKINEGVSTQKEAQVDTLRAKFNRFKRIGNESCQQTFDRLSDIANELQGLGTKDITDHEVLKKLLRSLDSSFDTLVLMIHE, from the coding sequence atgaagatccgTCTCCGAGTAATAGATGATGATATGTGGAATGTGGTGCAGTTTGGGTTCATGATTGAAATACCTCAAGCCCCCACTGATGTCGATAAGAAACTCATTCATATGGATGCTCAAGCCAAAGATGAAATTGGTGGCCATCTCTCTCATGCTCAATTTCTTCGATATCACCAGTGTGAAACTGCGGCGGATTTGTGGGGCGTCATCGAGAAGATAAATGAAGGTGTTTCAACTCAGAAAGAAGCTCAGGTCGATACTCTTCGAGCAAAATTCAATCGATTCAAGCGCATTGGAAATGAAAGCtgtcagcaaaccttcgatcgtcTGAGTGACATAGCAAACGAGCTTCAAGGTCTCGGCACCAAAGACATCACTGACCATGAAGTTCTGAAGAAACTACTCCGATCACTCGACAGTTCATTTGACACTCTTGTCTTGATGATTCATGAATGA
- the LOC109751654 gene encoding uncharacterized protein isoform X1: protein MMSRLSTVKSAKDRMTWFLSLMSLKQTETFLLLMKPFQITGDFSTSWCLQASIAANTWVVSGTPQTKIRCQNPWRWPRHTFSCFFSSEASTSGTYQPSSLWCWLDAASSLLSLHIPVKEAKKSWIH from the exons ATGATGTCTCGTCTCTCGACGGTGAAGTCGGCAAAAGACCGAATGACATGGTTCCTGTCCCT CATGTCCCTAAAACAAACGGAGACATTCCTTCTTTTGATGAAGCCTTTTCAGATCACCGGTGACTTCTCGACAAGTTGGTGCT TGCAAGCGTCCATTGCCGCAAACACATGGGTGGTCAGTGGGACTCCCCAGACCAAGA TTCGTTGTCAGAATCCATGGCGCTGGCCGCGCCACACCTTTTCCTGCTTCTTCTCGTCTGAGGCGAGCACCAGCGGTACGTATCAGCCCTCTTCTCTATGGTGCTGGCTAG ACGCAGCATCTTCACTTCTTTCCTTGCACATTCCTGTTAAGGAAGCAAAG AAATCTTGGATTCATTAA
- the LOC141027305 gene encoding uncharacterized protein, which produces MERLNTHVEQEEEKIDLYGSSQRKNHALKAIADSSSDGNAEEDSDDPERLSKDLALITKRFQLLYKKSQFQKKGSSNSGRSKSSSKPTGEYTCFKCKKPGHFISDCPLWEAEIRASGRYDSGNY; this is translated from the coding sequence ATGGAAAGACTGAACACTCACGTGGaacaagaagaagagaaaatagatcTCTATGGCTCAAGTCAACGCAAAAATCATGCTCTCAAGGCTATAGCTGATTCTTCCTCCGATGGAAATGCCGAAGAAGATTCAGATGACCCAGAAAGGCTCAGCAAAGATCTGGCATTAATCACGAAAAGATTCCAGCTCCTTTATAAGAAGAGCCAGTTCCAGAAGAAAGGTTCAAGCAACTCTGGacgttcaaaatcttcatcaaAACCTACTGGAGAATACACCTGCTTCAAGTGCAAAAAGCCTGGACATTTCATTTCGGACTGCCCTCTCTGGGAAGCTGAAATCCGGGCCAGTGGAAGATATGATTCTGGCAACTATTGA
- the LOC109751654 gene encoding uncharacterized protein isoform X2, with translation MMSRLSTVKSAKDRMTWFLSLMSLKQTETFLLLMKPFQITGDFSTSWCLQASIAANTWVVSGTPQTKIRCQNPWRWPRHTFSCFFSSEASTSEILDSLMGEAHKGEEDDCKDGEGANHLEG, from the exons ATGATGTCTCGTCTCTCGACGGTGAAGTCGGCAAAAGACCGAATGACATGGTTCCTGTCCCT CATGTCCCTAAAACAAACGGAGACATTCCTTCTTTTGATGAAGCCTTTTCAGATCACCGGTGACTTCTCGACAAGTTGGTGCT TGCAAGCGTCCATTGCCGCAAACACATGGGTGGTCAGTGGGACTCCCCAGACCAAGA TTCGTTGTCAGAATCCATGGCGCTGGCCGCGCCACACCTTTTCCTGCTTCTTCTCGTCTGAGGCGAGCACCAGCG AAATCTTGGATTCATTAATGGGAGAAGCACATAAGGGAGAAGAAGATGATTGCAAGGATGGAGAGGGAGCAAATCATTTGGAGGGATAG
- the LOC109751654 gene encoding uncharacterized protein isoform X3, with amino-acid sequence MMSRLSTVKSAKDRMTWFLSLMSLKQTETFLLLMKPFQITGDFSTSWCLQASIAANTWVVSGTPQTKIRCQNPWRWPRHTFSCFFSSEASTSDAASSLLSLHIPVKEAKKSWIH; translated from the exons ATGATGTCTCGTCTCTCGACGGTGAAGTCGGCAAAAGACCGAATGACATGGTTCCTGTCCCT CATGTCCCTAAAACAAACGGAGACATTCCTTCTTTTGATGAAGCCTTTTCAGATCACCGGTGACTTCTCGACAAGTTGGTGCT TGCAAGCGTCCATTGCCGCAAACACATGGGTGGTCAGTGGGACTCCCCAGACCAAGA TTCGTTGTCAGAATCCATGGCGCTGGCCGCGCCACACCTTTTCCTGCTTCTTCTCGTCTGAGGCGAGCACCAGCG ACGCAGCATCTTCACTTCTTTCCTTGCACATTCCTGTTAAGGAAGCAAAG AAATCTTGGATTCATTAA